A region from the Medicago truncatula cultivar Jemalong A17 chromosome 6, MtrunA17r5.0-ANR, whole genome shotgun sequence genome encodes:
- the LOC25495151 gene encoding uncharacterized protein isoform X2 produces the protein MGVVDTESMEPFGVETGLAENVKEVVKSSVFETEVLILKENDSQVVADSEVNNGVSSLLKVNGKENEEGKKDEKIATVEVPIVETSENIDVEMNEESEEVKKDQNCDGKIESVDVPAVEASESIDVEMFEKESAEGNKDENSDGKIETIEDPIVEASESMDVEVEDLIDERCDFSVGDFVWGKIKSHLWWPGRVYDPSDAPELALKLKQKNRLLVAYFDGTFAWCHPSQLKPFKDNFDNMVRQGSSKPFTYVVQEAVNEVGRVLVTKLSRSFAVVGETKSEFAPMLAKNSGIKEGVFVPDSGIENILAVTLEPAELLSQVKQIAEVIDIASVLELEILKARLSAFYLSKGGYKLPCYEHPKRVLGLEDIDDFNDAVEAPSQGPFEEDYSTLPLTPKSSSGSRPNGRRKQKSIADIMGEHKDVDARDKEWDASDDEVLVAIKSRGRKKKKDNDDAGTSEPVQKRKELLVGTDTQTVRGGKESCEDKENSYGGKSQHSDEEKEAFGNENISGRSMEENDEGKPKEPNEKGFLSRERKKSKYLSPPFTTSIRDFVKGRGSGSLSPRVSKYNIEVFQELELLVSLNHQTPDDEKETLDDLIDERREISVGEFVWGKIKSRLWWPGWVYDPSDASELALKLKQE, from the exons atgggTGTGGTTGATACTGAATCGATGGAACCATTTGGGGTTGAAACTGGTTTAGCTGAAAATGTTAAGGAAGTTGTTAAGAGTAGTGTTTTTGAGACCgaggttttgattttgaaggaGAATGATTCTCAGGTTGTGGCTGATTCTGAGGTGAATAATGGGGTGTCTTCTTTGTTGA AAGTGAACGGGAAGGAGAACGAGGAGgggaaaaaagatgaaaaaattgcgactgttgaggttccAATTGTGGAAACAAGCGAGAACATTGATGTTGAAATGAATGAGGAGAGTGAAGAGGTgaaaaaagatcaaaattgtGATGGGAAGATTGAGTCTGTTGATGTACCAGCAGTGGAGGCAAGTGAGAGCATCGATGTTGAAATGTTTGAGAAGGAGAGCGCGGAAGGAAACAAGGATGAAAATTCTGATGGGAAGATTGAGACTATTGAGGATCCAATAGTGGAGGCTAGTGAGAGCATGGATGTTGAAGTTGAGGATTTGATCGATGAAAGGTGTGACTTTTCTGTTGGTGATTTTGTTTGGGGAAAGATTAAGAGTCATCTGTGGTGGCCAGGTCGGGTTTATGATCCGTCTGATGCGCCGGAACTTGCTTTAAAGCTGAAACAAAAGAATAGACTCTTGGTAGCTTACTTTGATGGAACATTTGCTTGGTGCCATCCGTCACAATTGAAGCcttttaaggataattttgatAATATGGTGAGACAAGGTAGTTCCAAACCTTTTACCTATGTTGTTCAAGAAGCTGTAAATGAGGTTGGAAGGGTTCTGGTTACAAAGTTGAGTCGTTCGTTTGCTGTGGTGGGGGAGACTAAGTCTGAATTCGCTCCAATGTTGGCTAAAAATTCAGGAATCAAGGAAGGTGTTTTTGTGCCTGATAGTGGCATAGAGAACATTTTGGCGGTTACACTTGAACCGGCTGAGTTACTTTCTCAAGTGAAACAAATTGCTGAAGTTATTGATATTGCTAGTGTTCTGGAGCTGGAAATATTGAAGGCTCGGCTTTCAGCTTTTTATCTCTCAAAAGGAGGATATAAGTTACCTTGTTATGAGCATCCCAAACGGGTTCTCGGACTTGAAGATATAGATGATTTCAACGATGCAGTTGAAGCACCTTCCCAAGGGCCGTTTGAAGAGGACTACTCTACACTGCCATTGACCCCGAAATCAAGTTCAGGAAGTAGACCGAACGGTAGAAGAAAGCAGAAAAGCATCGCTGACATTATGGGGGAGCATAAAGATGTTGATGCAAGAGATAAGGAATGGGATGCAAGTGATGATGAAGTTCTGGTTGCAATTAAGTCAAGGggtaggaaaaagaaaaaagacaacGACGATGCAGGGACATCTGAACCAGTTCAGAAGAGAAAAGAGTTGCTTGTAGGTACTGATACACAGACTGTAAGAGGTGGAAAAGAAAGCTGTGAGGACAAGGAAAACAGTTACGGGGGCAAATCGCAGCATTCAGATGAGGAAAAAGAAGCTTTTGGCAATGAAAACATCAGCGGTAGGAGTATGGAGGAAAACGATGAAGGGAAACCAAAAGAACCAAATGAAAAGGGCTTTTTGTCAAGAGAAAGGAAGAAAAGCAAGTATCTGTCGCCTCCTTTCACTACTTCAATCAGAGACTTTGTGAAGGGAAGAGGTTCTGGCTCGCTTTCTCCTCGAGTTTCAAAGTATAACATTGAGGTATTTCAAGAGTTGGAACTTTTGGTTAGCTTGAATCACCAAACACCAGATGATGAGAAAGAGACCCTTGACGATTTGATCGATGAAAGGCGTGAGATTTCTGTTGGCGAATTTGTTTGGGGAAAGATTAAGAGTCGTCTGTGGTGGCCAGGTTGGGTTTATGATCCGTCTGATGCATCGGAACTTGCTTTAAAGCTGAAACAAGAATAG
- the LOC25495151 gene encoding uncharacterized protein isoform X1 produces MGVVDTESMEPFGVETGLAENVKEVVKSSVFETEVLILKENDSQVVADSEVNNGVSSLLKAGENDGSVVCEKINCEGKVKEGDEKIQTVEISENTDIEVNGKENEEGKKDEKIATVEVPIVETSENIDVEMNEESEEVKKDQNCDGKIESVDVPAVEASESIDVEMFEKESAEGNKDENSDGKIETIEDPIVEASESMDVEVEDLIDERCDFSVGDFVWGKIKSHLWWPGRVYDPSDAPELALKLKQKNRLLVAYFDGTFAWCHPSQLKPFKDNFDNMVRQGSSKPFTYVVQEAVNEVGRVLVTKLSRSFAVVGETKSEFAPMLAKNSGIKEGVFVPDSGIENILAVTLEPAELLSQVKQIAEVIDIASVLELEILKARLSAFYLSKGGYKLPCYEHPKRVLGLEDIDDFNDAVEAPSQGPFEEDYSTLPLTPKSSSGSRPNGRRKQKSIADIMGEHKDVDARDKEWDASDDEVLVAIKSRGRKKKKDNDDAGTSEPVQKRKELLVGTDTQTVRGGKESCEDKENSYGGKSQHSDEEKEAFGNENISGRSMEENDEGKPKEPNEKGFLSRERKKSKYLSPPFTTSIRDFVKGRGSGSLSPRVSKYNIEVFQELELLVSLNHQTPDDEKETLDDLIDERREISVGEFVWGKIKSRLWWPGWVYDPSDASELALKLKQE; encoded by the coding sequence atgggTGTGGTTGATACTGAATCGATGGAACCATTTGGGGTTGAAACTGGTTTAGCTGAAAATGTTAAGGAAGTTGTTAAGAGTAGTGTTTTTGAGACCgaggttttgattttgaaggaGAATGATTCTCAGGTTGTGGCTGATTCTGAGGTGAATAATGGGGTGTCTTCTTTGTTGAAAGCGGGAGAAAACGATGGAAGCGTCGTTTGTGAGAAAATCAATTGTGAGGGGAAAGTCAAAGAAGGTGATGAAAAAATTCAGACTGTGGAGATAAGCGAGAATACTGATATTGAAGTGAACGGGAAGGAGAACGAGGAGgggaaaaaagatgaaaaaattgcgactgttgaggttccAATTGTGGAAACAAGCGAGAACATTGATGTTGAAATGAATGAGGAGAGTGAAGAGGTgaaaaaagatcaaaattgtGATGGGAAGATTGAGTCTGTTGATGTACCAGCAGTGGAGGCAAGTGAGAGCATCGATGTTGAAATGTTTGAGAAGGAGAGCGCGGAAGGAAACAAGGATGAAAATTCTGATGGGAAGATTGAGACTATTGAGGATCCAATAGTGGAGGCTAGTGAGAGCATGGATGTTGAAGTTGAGGATTTGATCGATGAAAGGTGTGACTTTTCTGTTGGTGATTTTGTTTGGGGAAAGATTAAGAGTCATCTGTGGTGGCCAGGTCGGGTTTATGATCCGTCTGATGCGCCGGAACTTGCTTTAAAGCTGAAACAAAAGAATAGACTCTTGGTAGCTTACTTTGATGGAACATTTGCTTGGTGCCATCCGTCACAATTGAAGCcttttaaggataattttgatAATATGGTGAGACAAGGTAGTTCCAAACCTTTTACCTATGTTGTTCAAGAAGCTGTAAATGAGGTTGGAAGGGTTCTGGTTACAAAGTTGAGTCGTTCGTTTGCTGTGGTGGGGGAGACTAAGTCTGAATTCGCTCCAATGTTGGCTAAAAATTCAGGAATCAAGGAAGGTGTTTTTGTGCCTGATAGTGGCATAGAGAACATTTTGGCGGTTACACTTGAACCGGCTGAGTTACTTTCTCAAGTGAAACAAATTGCTGAAGTTATTGATATTGCTAGTGTTCTGGAGCTGGAAATATTGAAGGCTCGGCTTTCAGCTTTTTATCTCTCAAAAGGAGGATATAAGTTACCTTGTTATGAGCATCCCAAACGGGTTCTCGGACTTGAAGATATAGATGATTTCAACGATGCAGTTGAAGCACCTTCCCAAGGGCCGTTTGAAGAGGACTACTCTACACTGCCATTGACCCCGAAATCAAGTTCAGGAAGTAGACCGAACGGTAGAAGAAAGCAGAAAAGCATCGCTGACATTATGGGGGAGCATAAAGATGTTGATGCAAGAGATAAGGAATGGGATGCAAGTGATGATGAAGTTCTGGTTGCAATTAAGTCAAGGggtaggaaaaagaaaaaagacaacGACGATGCAGGGACATCTGAACCAGTTCAGAAGAGAAAAGAGTTGCTTGTAGGTACTGATACACAGACTGTAAGAGGTGGAAAAGAAAGCTGTGAGGACAAGGAAAACAGTTACGGGGGCAAATCGCAGCATTCAGATGAGGAAAAAGAAGCTTTTGGCAATGAAAACATCAGCGGTAGGAGTATGGAGGAAAACGATGAAGGGAAACCAAAAGAACCAAATGAAAAGGGCTTTTTGTCAAGAGAAAGGAAGAAAAGCAAGTATCTGTCGCCTCCTTTCACTACTTCAATCAGAGACTTTGTGAAGGGAAGAGGTTCTGGCTCGCTTTCTCCTCGAGTTTCAAAGTATAACATTGAGGTATTTCAAGAGTTGGAACTTTTGGTTAGCTTGAATCACCAAACACCAGATGATGAGAAAGAGACCCTTGACGATTTGATCGATGAAAGGCGTGAGATTTCTGTTGGCGAATTTGTTTGGGGAAAGATTAAGAGTCGTCTGTGGTGGCCAGGTTGGGTTTATGATCCGTCTGATGCATCGGAACTTGCTTTAAAGCTGAAACAAGAATAG